Proteins from one Microbacterium faecale genomic window:
- a CDS encoding glycosyltransferase, with amino-acid sequence MGPVSPALAPEKRRIFNFPGWRDNAYVQLLQEEAVERGYELAGRPDFDEALRELTSPERRGVIHVQWTSPVTEWAVDAKDARRRADLFLDALYSAKQWGRRILWTLHNVLPHDVVYPKTALMLHERLAELADAIHVISPGTVELASAHYALPPEKVVGIPHCSYDGVYGDAPTDRAAAREAIGARPDGTAAMFFGWIRPYKGLEHLARAAEIAVGQGAEIEVLLAGRPQGAVDGILADLEAGPVRVTTHLQRVADEDVPTWFTAADVLVLPYRAILNSGNMFLAATYGLPIILPDAPHLVAEFGEEAWIRFFDHERPAESIAELLADGWFHQEEARAAARAFADARPPRAMAEAYADLVERLS; translated from the coding sequence ATGGGCCCTGTGTCACCTGCGCTCGCACCCGAGAAGCGGCGCATCTTCAACTTCCCCGGTTGGCGGGATAACGCTTATGTCCAACTGCTGCAGGAGGAGGCCGTCGAGCGCGGCTACGAACTGGCCGGACGCCCCGACTTCGACGAGGCGCTGAGGGAGCTCACCTCGCCGGAACGCCGCGGTGTCATCCACGTGCAGTGGACGAGCCCCGTCACGGAATGGGCGGTCGATGCGAAGGACGCGCGGCGACGCGCCGATCTCTTCCTCGACGCGCTCTACAGCGCGAAGCAATGGGGCCGGCGCATCCTCTGGACGTTGCACAACGTGCTGCCTCACGACGTGGTGTATCCGAAGACGGCACTGATGCTGCACGAGCGGCTCGCCGAGCTCGCGGACGCCATCCACGTGATCTCTCCGGGAACGGTGGAGCTCGCATCTGCGCACTATGCGCTCCCGCCCGAGAAGGTCGTCGGCATCCCGCACTGCAGCTACGACGGCGTGTACGGTGATGCGCCGACGGATCGCGCGGCGGCGCGCGAGGCGATCGGCGCGCGACCGGACGGCACGGCGGCGATGTTCTTCGGGTGGATCCGGCCGTACAAGGGACTCGAGCACCTCGCGCGGGCGGCGGAGATCGCCGTAGGGCAGGGGGCCGAGATCGAGGTCCTGCTCGCGGGACGCCCGCAGGGCGCGGTGGACGGGATCCTCGCGGACCTCGAAGCGGGACCTGTGCGCGTCACGACCCACCTGCAGCGCGTCGCGGACGAGGACGTCCCGACATGGTTCACGGCGGCCGACGTGCTCGTGCTGCCGTACCGGGCGATCCTGAACTCGGGGAACATGTTCCTCGCGGCGACCTACGGGCTGCCGATCATCCTTCCCGATGCGCCGCACCTCGTCGCGGAGTTCGGCGAGGAGGCGTGGATCCGATTCTTCGACCACGAGAGGCCGGCGGAGTCGATCGCGGAGCTCCTCGCGGATGGCTGGTTCCATCAGGAGGAGGCGCGAGCTGCGGCGCGTGCATTCGCGGATGCACGGCCGCCTCGAGCGATGGCGGAGGCGTACGCCGACCTCGTCGAGCGGCTTTCCTGA